The Elaeis guineensis isolate ETL-2024a chromosome 3, EG11, whole genome shotgun sequence region ATCGCAGCTGATGATCATGGTATACTCCGAGATCTTCAAATCCAATCGGAGGTCTGTGTTTTCATCGGGATGCTAGTTTTCTTGCAGAAGACGCCtcttgatggttgatgaagactcttctttatctctcaagactctcttagagaagaagaaaaaaaaaagaaaaaaaataagaagactctcttcttttctttctgtaATCTACGCAtaagatctctatgctagagatctagAAGACTAAGAAAgaactcttctttctttcatgcctACGAagaactttctttttctttcttccatgCACAAGAGAAACTTTTTCTCTACTTTTTCCATGCCTCCAAAGAAGAACTTTTCCTCTCTCAAATCTATGCACACAAGGAagactcttcttcctttctcatgCCTACGAGGAagactttcttcctcttcttttctcacaCCAAGAAGGAGCCTttccttttgaatttttttcttttctcacattGAAAACCACCCTTATTTTCCAAGCCCAAGAGGCCTCCTCTTTTATAGGCATTGGATTAGGGTTAAAAAAAGAGTTTGGGGGGCATCCAAGAGCCTCCCTATTTTCTTGGCATGATGAGTTTCCATCTTGGGGTGTGAATATTTCATGCAAACTCAAGAGGGCGTGAAAGAGTTTTTAGCATGGAATATTGGCACAAATCAAGTTGGGATGTGGGGCTTTGATGTGGCACAAGAAAGAGGGAgaatcctaattcaattgggatttttctttgtgcttagtttaatcagatcaaatcttaatctaattaggagttgATTGAACCCAAAAGAGATTGAAATTCTAATCCGATTAGGAACCTAATTTTtcttgattaaatcctaatctaattaggatgacACCCAaattcatatcaaataagaatttgGTCTCTCCTGTAATtagattatcttataatccaattaggcttgatctaaatcaaatctaaatcaagtcaaattgaatccaattcaattagacttgatccacgCTTCATTGCTTAATCaatccaattagcaatccaattgctaattaatcctccaacaactcactaactcttaataAGTTAGATAATTGCAGCAAttgcattagatcaatcatcaatcatattgataattatatccctctgtgattcacaatcactgatcaaccatctaatcggacaaagatctcttttgtgtgtgactcataggttctattctgtctagtagtgagatatattgtgatccctatcacaatatcattgaaactccttttgataggttggaacgattccaactctgcccatcgagggtcatcgatcatcaaaacgaCGCTCGATaaatctcataatccaccagcgatacctagcagtatgtagtggcaacccaacagaatagaATATTGAACTTCTAAGTACatttatcgtatgattcaatctttctatcataagttttgataagatgaagttcatggataactcgtcaaatctcatcgCTTGTCATATGTAATATTAAATCGACTCAAGTTTATAAGTAAAATCTTATGAAAAtctttttccatcattcactctgccatggccatgatcttctgaactcagtctcatgaataatataggactactccttatctattaagatcgatagatctcatataGGTGCGCACtctactcctacaatgaatctactgcaaccaacatacatctcaaagcTCCGTATGGTTAAGAGATCGAGTTATcgtacagtcaaactacagcagtccTATTGTGAGTGGTTGATGCACCGTAAATCTAAGGACTACTCATATCACTGCAATATCGAGTATATCACTGAGGAGTggatagacatccatgtgattacTCATATTAATCATGCTCGAtaccattgttctctaacaatcatctgcactctcgctctagtgtcctcacactgtagactcgagactcgtctatccagAGAAAAACGATCCGTGTACCAATCttatcagatcaatcatcattcTCGTGATAATCCATTGATcagaagcatttaggaattaatcatcaatgatacatgactcaaattatcaatttttgagaatatatgtcatcgaTTCATGGATATATGACtctatatgaataaaaaattaacctCTTATTATTTTATTCAGTTACAAAATTATGCCACTAAAAAGATTAAATATATCGGTCAACttgatttctaggacatatatctaacaaatacaTCAAAAGTTCAATGTCCATCAACTTTCTCCAAAAGTTTTAATAGCAAATATAAGACTTCTTTGATTCAcgaggagagaaaaaaagaaaaaatgaagccaacaagaaaaaaaaaaaagaaacacctCATATTcgattgtaatttttttaaaagaaagaaatcaaaaaataatttttgcataggAATAAAATTCTTATATCTCATGAAAAAAACCGACAGAAGATATAGAAAAGTCCAATTCTCACtaccaaaaaaaatctaaaaatacttttaaacttttaaataaagtagaataaatttttttctaaaattaaaatcataatagatattttatataatttttttaaaaatatagatattcaaccaaatataaattatctaaaaatatatcactttttCATATTcgatcaaatattttaaaatttattttttcagacatcatatatttaaataataattttttaaaaaatatattttgatgagaaaaaaaatttacgaaACAAACAAACCCATAATGTTTTCGTTCTGCTTTTAACGAACCTAAAAGCCGCACATGAAtggaatttataatttataattttatggtTCCGCTTTGGAAACCGTATGAAGGCATAAATAGATGAAAGACGTGCAAGGACCTGCTAGCTTTTATTTACAGTATCTTTACAGTAACTGACTGCATAatgtcttaccaaaaaaaaactgACTGCATAATGTAACCATGACCCTGTCCAATCCATCCCTCAATTTTAGTTTACAATCAAAAGACCCCGTAAAACGGTAAAAATCAAACAATGCAACAGTAGATACCTTGGCGCACATCAGCTAGCATCAACCTAGATGAACGGGTAACATAAACAGGAAGGATGGACTGCTAATAATTCGCCGACTTGATTGTTGGATAGTTAAAGAATATCCCTGCCCCACACTGACCACCAAACCTTTATTAAACCAGAGAACCCAGCCCACCAAGAACCGGAAACATTATAGAATCCCACTTTCCAGGCCCACCAGACCAATCCCTTCTGACCTCCCACCTTAATCCCTGCTCACAAATCCACTCTCAATTATCCCCAATCTTAGCCAGCGCAAGCTCATCACACGCACGCTAGCAACACAGACTGCAGCTGAGGTCATGGCAGGACGCATTCCAAACCCCAATTCCATACACCACGAGACCAGGGAGCAACCTACAGCCGCGTTGACCGCCCCAGCCCTCCCCCCTTTACTATTAGCTCCCCAGCCGCCAGCCTCCCCCAAAATTTCTCCACCTTCTCTGTACAATCCCCTTGGcctctctcaaaattttctacgtTCTCCAAGTCCACATAACATATAATAATTATCAGAGAAAAGTGAGATATCACAAAATGATTTTTAGCACATCAAAGGGAAAGGAAGAGTTTGTTCTAAAagactacaataacaagaacacggTTTCACATAATACAAGACCAGAAGAAAAGTCGTGCAGAGAGAACAAATATTTATATCGGGACTAAATAAGCTTCTATAGAAGAGAATATCTATAGGTACGATAGAAGATAGAGCAGGATTTAATTTGTTACTGCTCTCTCCTAAAAGGCTTTGCGCACGAACTTTTTTATAGAGTCAGTTAACCCCAAACCATCAAGCCAACTTCAGCGGAGAAAGGATTCATATCACCGCACGAGGTATGCTTACCTCCTTGCAGCTCCGTCGGTCGGCCATGGGGGGCTCTACTCCGGAACTCGGTACGTGTCCGCCGTTATCTCCGACAACCATGAACCAGGGAACAACCCCTAATTGACAAAAATAAATAATGTCGACAAAGGAACTTTTTATAGAAAATAGTTTCGTAGGATAAATTAGCACGGAGAAATTTCGATTTGAAGGAcgaaaaatagtggaagaaatttagaaaaagaaggaaaatatgATCTTACGTCGAGCTGCTTCTGGACGACGCGAGGCCGCTTTTTGGGCCGGCGGCGGGCGCGGGATCCCGTCACCGCGTAGATATCTTCCTCGATCTCCTCCCTCGTGAGCGTGATCGAGAACTTGGGCCGGTCCCTCCGCTCTAAGTCCTCCGACCTCAGCCGGACCGTCCTCCTCTCCGCCGCCACCGGCGGCCGGGGAGGGGAGACGCTCAGGTGCCGctcgatccccatccgggctctaGACCCTGCTCTCCTCGTCCTCAGATTCCACGGCCTCACCGCCACCGACGAAGACGGCTCCGCTCCCGCCACGGGTTCCGGATCCAGTTCCAGCTCCGGCTCCGGCTTCCCCGGGGACCCGCCCGTAGGAAGCAGGACCGCCAGCTTCATCCGGTCCGCCGCCTCGCGGAGGTGGATGAGGAGCTTCTCCCTGACCTCCTCCAGCCCCGCGTCGCCCTCGCCGCCCTCCGCCGGAGCTCGGATCCGCAGCCCGCCTCCCTCGACCGCCGATCTCCGGCCTGTGCCGCCACCGATGATCTCCCCTTTGCGGTTCACGTTCACGCAACGAAGGAGCCGCTGGTTTCCCCACGTCTTGAGCACTGGAAAGGAGAAGTTATGAAGGAGGTTACCCTGCGTCTCTGCTCTCGAGGACGCGGCCGTGGCCGCCGACGGGGGATCCGGCGGCCTCGAGGCCGTCTCGGCGGAGATCACCATCGACTCCACTGCCCCAGCCGTGACCCGATCGGATTGCCGCTGGTTTGTCctggaggaagagagaaagatggaCGGATTGGGGGGATGGAAAAACTGGCGGTGAGGAGAACTATTTTACGGGGAGCCGTCTAACGCTCGGTTTGGTGAGGGCAGAGAGAGGGCGGGGGAGGAGCTCTTAAGGGGTTACAAAGGGGAATAAAATAATGGGGGAGAAAATACCAAAGAATACGCGCGTCGGAGTTTTATAAGGGTGCGCAGGCTTCTACACACGCAAGCTGTCCGTATGCGACCGCGCACGGCTGTGCGCCCTGGTTCAGCTGGCTGGCTTTCCCTCGCCTCATTTTGAACGTACTGTGGCCGTCACGTGACCTCGGGTTGGGGCTTGGGAGTGCGGTGGACCAGAGGGCGCGCGCTTAACCGAACGGGTGACCATAAGGTGGACAGCGTGGACCCCGACGGATGGCTACACTCGGCGCGACTTCGGTCCGGTGTGTCGCGGACTTTAAGATTCGTAAGGAGCATGACAACTGTTTTGCCGATTTAAAAGTCCTCcgcttgaatttaaaaaaaaaaaagtcgtcGACGACAAGCTTTATTCTTTGCGCTTGCGTCTATGATTTATTTTCCAATAAAACCTAATACACAAAGGTTTACCCCAACAAGGAACGAGAAGCACACGGGGGAAAAAATTGCATGATGGAGAGTCGCAAGTACATGCTTGGAGAGGATGatcgtttaaaaaaaaaaaaaatagaagaactatacatatacacatacgtgTATGCGCGCGGGCGCGCatacacacacatgcatgcatggaCATATACGCAAGGTAGGAGACGACGATTGTTCAAGCAAAagacaaaaaaattaatttattaaacttTACATTTGTACGTGTGTGtagacacacacacaaatatatacatatatatacataaacatatatatatatatatatatatatatatatatatatatatatatatatatatatatatatatatatatatatatatatatatatatatatatatatatatatatatatgtatgtatgcatctgtatatatatatatatatatatatatatatatatatatatgtatgtatgtatgtgtgtgtgtgtatatatatatatatatgtacgtatatacatatatgtatgtatgtatatatatatgtacgtagatatatatatatatatgtatgtatgtatgtacgtacgtacgtatataaatatatatatgtacgtacatacgtatgtatgtatgaatgtatgtatatgtatatatataagtatgaatgtatatatatatatgtatgtatgcatataaatatctatatatatatatatatatatatatatatatatatatatatatatatatatatatgtatgtatgtatgcatgtatgtatgtatgtatatatatatatatatatatatgtatgtatgtatatatatatatatatatatatatatatatatatatatatatatatatatatatatatatatatatatatacatatatatatatatatatatatatatatatatatatatatatatatatatatatgtatgtatgtatgtatgtatgtatgtatatatatatatatatatgcatgtatgtatgtatatatatatatatgtatgtatgtatatatatgtatgtatgttatatatatatatatatatatatatatatatatatatatatatatatgtatgtatgtatgtatgtatgtatgtatgtatgtatgtatatatatatatatatatatatatatatatatatatatatatatatgtatgtatgtatgtatgtatgtatgtatgtatgtatgtatgtatgtatgtatatatatatatatatatatatatatatatatatatatatatgtatgtatgtatgtatgtatgtatgtatgtatgtatgtatgtatgtatgtatgtatgtatgtatgtatgtatgtatatatatatatatatatatatatatatatatatatatatatatatatatatatatatatatatatatatatatatatatatatatatgtatgtatgtatgtatgtatgtatgtatgtatgtatgtatgtatgtatgtatgtatgtatgtatgtatgtatatatatatatatatatgtatgtatgtatgtatgtatgtatgtatgtatgtatgtatgtatgtatgtatgtatgtatgtatgtatatatatatatatatatatatatatatatatatatatatatatggacacGCACAGTACACACACACGCacttacatacatacacacatacatacatatatacgtacgtatgtatgtatatatgtctatatatatgtatgtatgcatgtatgtatgtatgtttatcaAAACAACATGATTATTAGCTGaaaaatgaataaattatttttataatgaaatgctattttatttaaataattgagAAGTATTTCACGTATGAACATAAAAGTCACCATCAATTTGTAGTAAAACATTGGAATAAAAGctgtttttttttggtaataaaaAGCTGATTGTTAAACTCAGGTGTCGATATGTATAATGCAAATGGAATATTCACGAAGTTATATGTACATACTTTatttatgttttattttttgattatctatGGTGAATTACTTTTTATGTCACAGCTGTTTGATGTCAAAAATAAGCCTCAAAGTctctcaaagactttttaaggtacGTGCCTCCCTATCGATATTTTTGCTAAGTATCGCAAATCTAGCTTGTCTGCATACATATATCTAGAATAATTGATCAACATCATCACTGCATGTTCATGTTCACACTGTATTTTCATATTTAGAAATTCTGATTCAATATGATAGGGAGAACTTAAGCTctcgaaaaaaaataatgataataaaaaaatgtCAAATAATAAATTGAAAggtcaaaattttaatttgataataaTGACGTACATACATAATGTGTTTCGACATATAATATGTGTATGTCATGTGCATGGTAATATTATAGTCTTCTTTTTAAGTAACTTGGGTCCCCTAAAAT contains the following coding sequences:
- the LOC105041237 gene encoding uncharacterized protein produces the protein MVISAETASRPPDPPSAATAASSRAETQGNLLHNFSFPVLKTWGNQRLLRCVNVNRKGEIIGGGTGRRSAVEGGGLRIRAPAEGGEGDAGLEEVREKLLIHLREAADRMKLAVLLPTGGSPGKPEPELELDPEPVAGAEPSSSVAVRPWNLRTRRAGSRARMGIERHLSVSPPRPPVAAERRTVRLRSEDLERRDRPKFSITLTREEIEEDIYAVTGSRARRRPKKRPRVVQKQLDGLFPGSWLSEITADTYRVPE